The Musa acuminata AAA Group cultivar baxijiao chromosome BXJ2-2, Cavendish_Baxijiao_AAA, whole genome shotgun sequence genome contains the following window.
AGGCTTTTATCTGCAAAGGAGGACCATCTCAGAGTCCTTGTGTTGTTTTATGCTTTGGGAAATAAGTTTTGGAGATTGTTGAAATACACAGAGGAAGCAGGCAGTAATGCTTTAATGGTACCAAATGGTAACTTGCCATCAAAATTtgctcaaagagaagaaaaaggggaagTGAGAAGCAACAAATAGTAATGGTGGATATGTCATGAATAATCTGATGAACTATTGGAGCCTATCACCAACCTAACTGATGGCTACATCTAATACTGACAAAGATGCAAGTGTCTAAGAGAGAATGATAGAAGAGAGTAGCTCTCGGACCAATTTATGATCAGTGGGCATGGATGAGCTACTGAGTAGACCAGAAAGCACAGAGGTCATGACAGAGAAGAGAGGCTTCACATGTCTTCACCTGCGCCTACTCCGTGGATTAGCACACCAGCAGTACATCCAGAATCATAAGCAAGAAGAAGCAGGCATTTTGGTTGATCGATTAGGAGGAAACTGGGCATCAAGATCGCACCTTGTACCCGTCGATCCCGAACTGGAAAAGCCTGATTCCGTTGGCCCGAAGGAAATCGAGGTTGGCGTCCGGGTACGGCTCCGGGCAAAGACACCTGCAGCCCAAACCAGAGGCATCAAAACCCACAAGAGAAAAAGGACGCTTTTGAGCAACCAAAGAAGCGATCTTTCCGGGATCAAGGAAGAGAGGGAGGAGCTTCACGCACAGGACGGAGCGGAGGTGGAGCGCGCGCAGGAAGCCGAAGTTGGCGGCGTCTGGGAAGCCCGAGCGGAACACGTCATAGTCCACCATCGCGAAGTTGAGCGGCGGCACCAGCACCGCCGCCCCCGCGGCggtcggaggaggaggaagagggtgaaCGGGTTCCGCCTCcggcaccacctcctcctcccccaCCGCCACAGCGAGCGCTTGCTTGACCATCGACAAGAGAATATACCGTAATATTCTCCCCGCGGCTTCGCTGCTCTGTTTGGAGAATCTTCTGAAATCTTGGACCGACGAATGAATGGATGAACAGTTAAAAGGAAGGCAGCGGTACGACAGACGACCGAGTACGTTTGTCTTCTCTTCTCTTAGTGGTGACGATGACAACGATAACAATGGGTTTGAGGTCTGGTTTTCCATTCCTTGGATCATGCCTTCTTGCTTTCCAATTTCACCTAATTCTAGGAAGCACAGAGAGATTGTGGTGGAGGATCGAGTGTGACTCAGCAGCAATTCTCTGCAGTGGTCCTCCTCGGTGACAACAGAGCTTGTAACATTGCCGTTGGACTGTAGGCTTACGTTGAGCTGCGACACCAATCCTAGTTAGTTCACCATGAAAGATCTCGTAGAACCGAAAGGGATGCCATACGAGAAAGCAAACGAGAACTGGAAAGGCATAAAGTACATCCCACAGAATATGCTGTGACTTTGGATTACTTTAATCCTTCTTCTCTCCTCCACGTACCCTCTTGTGGCTGCTATTTGTTCTTAGTTTCTCTTCCAACAAAGCTTCGTATAATCCAGAGGAAATTTTGTTCTACATTGTATATACTGCCACATCTGTCATACCAACTTTTTGTGGTCGGAGTCTACTTCGACAACTCTGAATGAAGACAAAAGTTGAAGTCAACTCATCCGGagatgtttcttcttcttcttcttcttcttcttcttcttgtgcagAGCTACATTATGATAACATTTGCCGAAAGATACACGAGAAAGTGATTCTGATCCATGGCGTTCTCTGATCCTATATGACCAGAGAACAACAAAATGCTCAACCACGGAAGGTATCCATCCAGCTGAAGCCTGCTCTGCTGCTGCTTTGCATGTGTTCGTCGGAATGATCGCAGCTGCTCAAAGCGCAATCGCACAGTTTGCAGAGAGCAGATACAACACAACAGGGGAGGATGCTTGCTTGGATGCATGGATAAGACAGCCTCCCCAGAAAAGACGGCGCAAAATTTAAAGGGCAAGCAGTGAGCGCGATAGAAGGACGTGGCTGCGGTTTCTGCATGCAGAGTGTAAACACCAAATCTAATCGCTTATCAAAGATAATTATGGATTGTGTTGGTGTAATCATTGTAGCTTACCAAAGGAGATGGATTGCTTAATATCCTCGTCCTTACAACCCATAGAGTGTTACTGTTTTAGGGTCAAGAACAGTAACTCTGGGAAGGAGATGGTTTGTTTCTGCATGCATGCACCCGTTTGT
Protein-coding sequences here:
- the LOC103972619 gene encoding probable tyrosine-protein phosphatase DSP4: MIQGMENQTSNPLLSLSSSPLREEKTNVLGRLSYRCLPFNCSSIHSSVQDFRRFSKQSSEAAGRILRYILLSMVKQALAVAVGEEEVVPEAEPVHPLPPPPTAAGAAVLVPPLNFAMVDYDVFRSGFPDAANFGFLRALHLRSVLCLCPEPYPDANLDFLRANGIRLFQFGIDGYKEPFANIPEDTIREALKVVLDIRNHPLLIHCNRGKHRTGCVVGCLRKLQRWCLASIFDEYRCFAAAKARVSDQMFMEQFDITSFKLSQASFSS